The following proteins are co-located in the Bradyrhizobium sp. AZCC 2176 genome:
- a CDS encoding PhoH family protein gives MPKSASDSSSLAPSRKFDRDMQIPPETQVVIDFDDNRAASALVGPYGQNLALVERRLGVVVDSRGNHITIAGSRDGCDAARRVLETLYAQAVQGHDLSQGEVEGAIRAVLAQGSLFEYDAKTAKSSFETINLRKRPVRARTAAQDSYIRALKRHEMVFGVGPAGTGKTWLAVAHAAQLFERKEVDRIILSRPAVEAGERLGFLPGDLREKVDPYLRPIYDALYDLMDSRIVERALQAGEIEIAPLAFMRGRTLTNAVIILDEAQNTTSMQMKMFLTRLGENSRMIITGDPSQVDLPNGQASGLAEAVKLLDGVEGIAQVKFTAEDVIRHELVARIVAAYEGLPQKPATGKS, from the coding sequence TTGCCAAAAAGCGCATCGGATTCATCTTCGCTCGCTCCTAGCCGCAAATTTGATCGCGACATGCAAATTCCGCCCGAGACCCAGGTCGTCATCGACTTCGACGACAACCGCGCTGCTTCAGCGCTTGTCGGCCCCTACGGCCAGAACCTCGCGCTGGTCGAACGGCGGCTCGGCGTCGTCGTCGATTCCCGTGGCAACCACATCACCATCGCCGGCAGCCGCGACGGCTGCGACGCCGCGCGGCGCGTGCTGGAGACGCTCTATGCACAGGCCGTGCAAGGTCACGACCTCTCGCAGGGCGAAGTCGAGGGTGCGATCCGCGCCGTGCTCGCGCAGGGCTCGCTATTCGAATACGACGCCAAGACCGCCAAATCGTCGTTCGAAACCATAAATTTGCGCAAACGCCCGGTGCGCGCACGCACGGCGGCGCAGGATTCCTACATCCGCGCGTTGAAGCGCCACGAGATGGTGTTCGGCGTAGGCCCCGCCGGCACCGGCAAGACCTGGCTGGCGGTGGCGCATGCCGCGCAATTGTTCGAACGCAAGGAAGTCGATCGCATCATCCTGTCGCGGCCCGCGGTCGAGGCCGGCGAGCGACTCGGCTTCCTGCCCGGCGACTTGCGGGAAAAAGTCGATCCTTACTTAAGGCCGATCTACGACGCGCTGTACGATTTGATGGATTCGCGCATCGTCGAGCGCGCGCTGCAGGCCGGCGAGATCGAGATCGCGCCGCTGGCCTTCATGCGCGGCCGCACGCTGACCAACGCCGTCATCATCCTGGACGAAGCGCAGAACACCACCTCGATGCAGATGAAGATGTTCTTGACCCGGCTTGGCGAGAACAGCCGCATGATCATCACCGGCGATCCCTCGCAGGTCGACCTGCCGAACGGACAGGCGTCGGGGCTTGCCGAAGCGGTCAAGCTGCTCGACGGCGTCGAGGGCATTGCGCAGGTGAAATTCACTGCGGAAGACGTCATTCGCCATGAACTGGTGGCGCGGATCGTCGCC
- the miaB gene encoding tRNA (N6-isopentenyl adenosine(37)-C2)-methylthiotransferase MiaB — MKPPRKLHIKSYGCQMNVYDAQRMVDTLAPEGFVETQSAEDADLVILNTCHIREKASEKVYSELGRLRVAKDEAARNGRDMRIAVAGCVAQAEGEEIIRRAPTVDVVVGPQSYHHLAQLLARAKSEGRALETEFPVEDKFGFLPAPKPDAIRARGISAFVTVQEGCDKFCTFCVVPYTRGAEVSRPVAKIVDDVKRLADNGVREITLIGQNVNAYHGEGPDGRTWPLGKLLHRLAEIEGIVRLRYSTSHPRDVDDSLIAAHRDLAALMPFVHLPVQSGSDRILAAMNRKHTADDYRRVIDRFREARQDIAFSSDFIVGFPGETEGEFAATLALVMQIGYAAAYSFKYSPRPGTPAADMQETASAAEMDERLVRLQELIDSQQSAFNKAMIGETVDVLFERAARNPGQIVGRTAYLQPAHVFASPDIIGQVLPVTIGSLERYSLLGELAGARAVPSTRSPMTNSSQETNPSQETQGA, encoded by the coding sequence ATGAAGCCGCCGCGCAAGCTGCATATCAAGTCCTATGGCTGCCAGATGAACGTCTACGATGCGCAACGCATGGTGGACACGCTGGCTCCGGAAGGCTTTGTCGAGACTCAAAGCGCCGAGGATGCGGACCTGGTGATCCTCAACACCTGCCACATCCGCGAGAAGGCCTCCGAGAAGGTCTACTCCGAACTTGGGCGGCTTCGCGTCGCCAAGGATGAAGCCGCCCGCAACGGGCGCGATATGCGCATCGCGGTCGCCGGCTGCGTCGCGCAGGCCGAGGGCGAGGAGATCATCCGCCGCGCGCCGACCGTCGACGTCGTGGTCGGGCCGCAGAGCTACCATCATCTGGCACAATTGCTGGCGCGCGCGAAAAGCGAGGGCCGTGCGCTGGAGACCGAATTCCCGGTCGAGGACAAGTTCGGTTTCCTCCCCGCCCCCAAACCGGATGCGATCCGCGCGCGCGGCATCTCCGCTTTCGTCACTGTGCAGGAAGGCTGCGACAAGTTCTGCACCTTCTGCGTGGTGCCCTATACGCGCGGCGCGGAAGTCTCGCGCCCGGTGGCAAAGATCGTCGACGACGTGAAGCGGCTGGCCGACAACGGCGTCCGCGAGATCACCCTGATCGGGCAGAACGTCAACGCCTATCACGGCGAAGGACCCGACGGACGGACGTGGCCGCTCGGCAAGCTGCTGCACCGGCTTGCCGAAATCGAAGGTATCGTGCGGCTGCGCTACTCGACCAGCCATCCCCGCGACGTCGACGATTCGCTCATCGCGGCGCATCGCGATCTCGCCGCGCTGATGCCGTTCGTGCACCTTCCGGTGCAATCCGGGTCCGACCGGATCCTGGCCGCCATGAACCGCAAGCATACCGCCGATGATTACCGTCGCGTCATCGACCGTTTTCGTGAGGCCCGCCAAGATATTGCTTTTTCATCGGATTTTATCGTCGGCTTCCCCGGCGAAACCGAGGGAGAATTCGCCGCGACCCTCGCGCTTGTCATGCAAATCGGATACGCTGCGGCGTATTCGTTTAAATATTCGCCGCGGCCCGGCACGCCGGCGGCGGACATGCAGGAGACGGCGTCAGCGGCTGAAATGGACGAGCGATTGGTGCGGCTCCAGGAATTGATCGACAGTCAGCAATCGGCCTTCAACAAGGCCATGATTGGCGAAACCGTCGATGTGCTGTTCGAACGCGCGGCCCGCAATCCCGGCCAGATCGTCGGCCGCACCGCGTACCTTCAGCCCGCGCATGTCTTTGCCTCGCCTGACATCATCGGACAGGTGCTGCCGGTTACGATCGGGAGCCTGGAGCGCTACAGCCTGCTTGGCGAACTTGCCGGAGCACGCGCTGTGCCGTCGACGCGTTCACCCATGACCAATTCTTCTCAAGAAACCAATCCTTCTCAAGAAACTCAGGGAGCCTGA